One Lytechinus variegatus isolate NC3 chromosome 11, Lvar_3.0, whole genome shotgun sequence DNA segment encodes these proteins:
- the LOC121424180 gene encoding uncharacterized protein LOC121424180, with protein sequence MDCPSTRWQLKTRRQRHFKKTKARLRPSKPVSSTLDRFIPHRHIDISEFQLNSSIKKKTEQDKRQQKPSSSSMSQSYDTMGESFTTSSSDESLMSVSTSSSLSTSLSEDALDDTTCYGDPFSEEVAAILFEGYDKKSGDVLNFRSRKHEASKILI encoded by the exons ATGGATTGCCCGAGTACAAGATGGCAATTGAAAACAAGACGGCAACGACATTTCAAGAAGACCAAGGCAAGACTTCGACCCTCTAAACCTGTTTCATCCACCCTCGACCGGTTCATTCCCCATCGCCACATCGATATCTCGGAGTTTCAACTCAATTCTAGTATAAAGAAGAAGACGGAACAAGACAAACGGCAACAAAAACCGTCGTCATCCTCGATGTCGCAATCATACGACACCATGGGAGAGAGTTTCACGACATCGTCCTCCGATGAAAGCTTGATGTCTGTGTCGACATCGAGCTCGCTCTCAACTTCTCTTTCCGAGGATGCCTTAGATGATACG ACTTGCTACGGTGATCCCTTCAGCGAGGAAGTTGCTGCAATTCTTTTTGAAGGATATGACAAGAAAAGTGGAGATGTATTGAATTTCAGGTCACGAAAACACGAAGCAAGTAAGATATTGATTTGA